From the Aerococcus viridans genome, the window ACAACATTTTCTGGATTTTGCTTTTGGTATCGGCGATAAAACCAATAGCTCACAACAAACATATAAACAATACTTAGAATGCCTAATAACGTTAACCAAGTATTATCCAAATAGCTAGCAAACATGACGTATAATTGAGGAACTGAGACCATTATAGTATAAGCAATCGTCCACAAAACAACCTTAACCGCGCCAACTATCCAACCTGTCCACTTCTGTCTAGTTGGATCTTGGTAATAAGCATCCGTATTTCGATCCTTCCTTTTCCCCATATAATACCCCTAACTTTTTTGTTGATTACAACTTTCCTATATATATAAGACTTACTTATTTTTTATATCAAAATGAACTACAACGCCATTAAAATGGCGTGTTTCTAGGAACACTCATGACTTGTTCCACTTATTTCAAAGCAAAACAGCGGTCTAAGCTATTTAACTAAGGCCTGTTCCAGGCCAATATTTAATATATTTTTAGCTGCGTTGATATCTCTATCGTGATGCATATTACACTTCATACAAGTCCAATGACGTATATTTAACGCTTTTTTACCGCTATCATACCCGCAATTAGAACATTTTTGGGACGTCTTGTACGGATTAATAGCCACAAATGTCTTATCGTACATTTCGCACTTTGCCTCTAGGATTGTTCTAAACATCCGCCAGGATTGGCCAGCGATTGAACGGGCTAATTGATGATTTTTCATCATATTAGTCGTCTTTAAATCCTCTAGAACGATAACGTCATAACTTTTGACCATATCGGTTGTGATTTTATGAATGTAATCCTTACGGATGTTTTTGATACGTTGATGAATACGGGCCACTTGGCGTTTGGCTTGCTGGTAGTTTTTCGCATCCACTAAAGCTACACCGTTCTTTTTGGCTTGTAAACGTCTACGGGCCATTCGCTTTTCCCAATAATGTAATTGCTTCTTATAAGACAAATGTAGTCGCTGACTTTGATATTTTTGACCATCAGACGTAATAGCTAAATCACTTACACCTAAATCGACACCGACTACATTTCCTGTTTTGGGCATTGCTTGATTATCGCTTGTGACCAAAAGGGAGATATAGTAGTCGCCACTAGGTGTATATTTTACGGTGACAGATTTTATGCGTTCATTCTCAATATGAAGCACACTTGACTTACATTTTATCCAACCTAATTTGGGTAATTTGATATACCGCTGATTATCATTAAAACGAATGTTGTTGCCACGTATGGTACTTAAATACGACTGTCTGGT encodes:
- a CDS encoding RNA-guided endonuclease TnpB family protein; translation: MYQGIECKIYPNEKQRQLIHMTFGHTRFIWNEMLAMLNARYENNPDLQMLSYNALSSLIPQMKKEYPWLREVDSVAVQCSVKRLSETFVRFFKGYSKYPKFKSKKNTRQSYLSTIRGNNIRFNDNQRYIKLPKLGWIKCKSSVLHIENERIKSVTVKYTPSGDYYISLLVTSDNQAMPKTGNVVGVDLGVSDLAITSDGQKYQSQRLHLSYKKQLHYWEKRMARRRLQAKKNGVALVDAKNYQQAKRQVARIHQRIKNIRKDYIHKITTDMVKSYDVIVLEDLKTTNMMKNHQLARSIAGQSWRMFRTILEAKCEMYDKTFVAINPYKTSQKCSNCGYDSGKKALNIRHWTCMKCNMHHDRDINAAKNILNIGLEQALVK